The following proteins come from a genomic window of Megalobrama amblycephala isolate DHTTF-2021 linkage group LG1, ASM1881202v1, whole genome shotgun sequence:
- the LOC125245596 gene encoding gastrula zinc finger protein XlCGF57.1-like isoform X1, with translation MAFKKEEESEDIKMAFIKDEAEDMKIEFNKEEFEEIKIEETFSVKHEETEEETDLMALREASHELNERDEEKIINYNYNLMTEEKSTKFSLQKGAQKTGTKSYFTCQQCGKTFDQHRNFQVHLRVHTRESPFTCQQCGKSFTHKNHLKVHMRIHTGEKPHTCKQCGKSFSQKGSLEIHMRIHTGEKPFTCQQCGKSFIRNENLKVHMRIHTGEKPFTCQQCGNGFREKGNLTAHMRTHTGEKPFTCQQCGKSFIRNENLKVHMRIHTGEKPFTCQQCGKSFIRNENLKVHMRIHTGEKPFTCQQCGNVFREKGNLTAHMRTHTGEKPYTCTLCGNGFTEERILRQHMRIHTGESPFTCQQCGKSFIRNENLKVHMRIHTGEKPFTCQLCGKSFNETRNLKIHMRIHTGEKPYTCQLCGKRFNETGNLKIHLRIHTGEKPFTCQQCGKSFSQKGHLIDHMRFHTGESPFTCQQCGKSFIRNENLKVHMRTHTREKPHTCQECGKSFSQKGNLIAHMRIHTGEKPYTCQQCGKSFSQKRNLIVHMRTHTGEKPLALIH, from the exons ATGGCGTTTAAAAAagaggaggagagtgaagacataaagatggcgtttattaaagatgaggctgaagacatgaagattgagtttaataaagaggagtttgaagaaataaagattgaagaaacattcagtgtgaaacatgaagaaactgaggaagaaacag ACCTAATGGCACTGAGAGAGGCGAGTCATGAACTTAATGAAAGGGATgaagagaaaattataaattataattataatttaatgactGAAGAAAAATCAACAAAGTTTTCCTTACAAAAAGGAGCTCAAAAGACTGGAACTAAAAGTTATTTCacatgccaacagtgtggaaagacttTTGATCAACATAGAAACTTTCAAGTCCACTTGAGAGTTCACACTAGAGAGAGTCCCTTCacttgccaacagtgtggaaagagtttcacacataaaAATCACCTTAAagttcacatgagaattcatactggagaaaagcctcacACCTgcaaacagtgtggaaagagtttcagtcaaaaaggaagccttgaaatccacatgagaattcacactggagaaaagcctttcacctgccaacagtgtggaaagagtttcattagaaatgaaaaccttaaagtccacatgagaattcacactggagaaaagcctttcacctgccaacagtgtggaaatgGTTTCCGTGAAAAAGGAAACCTTACAGcccacatgagaactcacactggagaaaaacctttcacctgccaacagtgtggaaagagtttcattagaaatgaaaaccttaaagtccacatgagaattcacactggagaaaagcctttcacctgccaacagtgtggaaagagtttcattagaaatgaaaaccttaaagtccacatgagaattcacactggagaaaaacctttcacctgccaacagtgtggaaatgTTTTCCGTGAAAAAGGAAACCTTACAGcccacatgagaactcacactggagaaaagccttacacctgtaCTCTGTGTGGGAATGGCTTCACAGAGGAACGAATCCTCAGGcaacacatgagaattcacactggagagagcccattcacctgccaacaatgtggaaagagtttcatcagaaatgaaaaccttaaagtccacatgagaattcacactggagaaaagcctttcacctgccaactgtgtggaaagagttttaatgAGACAAGAAACCTTaaaatccacatgagaattcacactggagaaaagccttacacctgccaactgTGTGGAAAGAGATTTAATGAGACAGGAAACCTTAAAATCCacttgagaattcacactggagagaaacctttcacctgccagcaatgtggaaagagtttcagtcaaaaaggacACCTTATAGACCACATGAGatttcacactggagagagcccattcacctgccaacaatgtggaaagagtttcattagaaatgaaaaccttaaagtccacatgagaactcacactaGAGAAAAACCTCATACttgtcaagagtgtggaaagagtttcagtcaaaaaggaaaccttatagcccacatgagaattcacactggagaaaagccttatacctgccaacagtgtggaaagagtttcagtcaaaaaagaaaccttatagtccacatgagaactcacactggagaaaagcctttagCTTTGATTCATTaa